One Cloacibacillus sp. DNA window includes the following coding sequences:
- a CDS encoding OmpA family protein has translation MRKRIYKHVSGSDEDCFTISISDLMAGLLSIFILVLIAFALNFKAHNDKLISNQEIRTQMLERIDRELKGQNILSIEVKKDIGVINFPSTSLFTKGNDKLSPQGQTLIKKFTIILYKVLNDENYKGKVETVFIEGHTDGDNYATQLERIGRDNWWLSTQRAIATWKLMKATKKEVESELKNSSGQPLFSCSGYADTRPLAVETQGGKQVQEAAKERNRRIAFRITMMPPKAEVFSTENPDIKNQEDK, from the coding sequence ATGAGAAAAAGAATCTATAAACATGTTTCCGGCTCAGATGAAGATTGTTTTACAATTAGTATCAGTGACCTAATGGCAGGGCTTCTCAGCATTTTTATTCTTGTTCTCATCGCCTTTGCTTTAAACTTTAAAGCACATAACGACAAACTGATTAGCAACCAGGAGATACGTACCCAGATGCTTGAGAGAATAGACAGGGAGCTAAAGGGACAAAATATCCTTAGTATTGAGGTTAAAAAGGATATAGGCGTTATAAATTTTCCAAGCACCTCGTTATTTACAAAGGGAAACGACAAACTCTCCCCACAAGGGCAGACTTTGATCAAAAAATTTACTATTATCCTGTACAAAGTATTAAATGATGAAAATTATAAGGGCAAAGTTGAAACTGTTTTCATAGAGGGGCATACGGACGGCGACAATTATGCGACGCAGCTTGAGCGCATTGGGCGTGACAACTGGTGGCTTTCAACCCAGCGCGCTATCGCCACCTGGAAACTGATGAAGGCTACGAAAAAAGAGGTGGAGTCGGAGCTGAAAAACAGCAGCGGACAGCCCCTTTTTTCCTGCAGTGGTTATGCCGATACGAGACCTCTTGCAGTTGAGACGCAGGGCGGCAAGCAGGTTCAAGAGGCGGCAAAAGAGAGAAACCGCCGTATTGCTTTCCGCATCACTATGATGCCGCCGAAGGCCGAAGTATTCTCAACGGAAAACCCCGATATAAAAAACCAGGAAGATAAATGA